One window of Suricata suricatta isolate VVHF042 chromosome 6, meerkat_22Aug2017_6uvM2_HiC, whole genome shotgun sequence genomic DNA carries:
- the CCNB1 gene encoding G2/mitotic-specific cyclin-B1 has protein sequence MALRVTRNTKVNVENKGKISMAGAKRVPLATAAASKPGLRPRTALGDIGNKVSEQPQAKLPLKKEAKTLATGKVIAKKIPKPLDKAPEPVSVPEPEPEPEHEPVKEEKLSPEPILVDTPSPSPMETSGCAPAEEYLCQAFSDVILAVNDVDAEDGADPNLCSEYVKDIYAYLRQLEEEQAVRPKYLLGREVTGNMRAILIDWLVQVQMKFRLLQETMYMTVSIIDRFMQNNCVPKKMLQLVGVTSMFIASKYEEMYPPEIGDFAFVTDNTYTKHQIRQMEMKILRSLNFGLGRPLPLHFLRRASKIGEVDVEQHTLAKYLMELTMLDYDMVHFPPSQIAAGAFCLALKILDNGEWTPTLQHYLSYTEESLLNVMQHLAKNIVMVNRGLTKHMTIKNKYATSKHAKISTLAQLNSALVQDLAKAVAKV, from the exons ATGGCGCTCCGGGTCACCAGG AACACGAAAGTTAATGTTGAAAATAAGGGAAAGATCAGTATGGCAGGCGCAAAGCGCGTGCCTCTGGCCACTGCTGCAGCCTCCAAACCGGGACTGAGGCCAAGAACAGCCCTCGGAGACATTGGTAACAAAGTCAGTGAACAGCCACAGGCCAAATTGCCTCTGAAAAAG GAAGCAAAAACTTTGGCTACTGGCAAAGTTATTGctaaaaaaataccaaaacctCTGGACAAAGCACCTGAGCCTGTGTCTGTACCTGAGCCAGAACCAGAGCCAGAACATGAGccagttaaagaagaaaaactttctcCGGAGCCTATTTTG GTTGATACTCCATCTCCAAGCCCAATGGAAACTTCTGGATGTGCCCCAGCAGAAGAATATCTGTGTCAGGCTTTCTCTGATGTAATTCTTGCAGTGAATGATGTGGATGCAGAAGATGGAGCTGATCCAAACCTTTGTAGTGAATATGTGAAAGATATTTATGCCTATCTGAGACAACTTGAG GAAGAGCAAGCCGTAAGACCAAAATACCTGCTGGGTCGTGAAGTCACTGGAAACATGAGAGCCATCCTAATTGACTGGCTAGTACAGGTTCAAATGAAATTCAGGTTACTGCAGGAGACCATGTACATGACTGTTTCCATTATTGATCGGTTCATGCAG AATAATTGTGTACCCAAGAAGATGCTGCAGCTGGTTGGTGTCACTTCCATGTTTATTGCAAGCAAATATGAAGAAATGTACCCTCCAGAAATTGGTGACTTTGCCTTTGTAACCGACAACACTTACACAAAGCACCAAATCAGACAGATGGAAATGAAGATTCTAAGATCTTTAAATTTTGGTCTGGGCCGCCCTCTACCCCTGCATTTCCTTCGGAGAGCATCAAAGATTGGAGAG GTTGATGTTGAGCAACATACTTTGGCCAAATACCTGATGGAACTAACTATGCTGGATTACGATATGGTGCACTTTCCTCCTTCTCAGATTGCAGCAGGAGCTTTTTGCCTAGCACTAAAAATTCTTGATAATGGTGAATGG ACACCAACTTTACAGCATTACCTGTCATACACTGAAGAATCCCTTCTAAATGTTATGCAACACCTGGCGAAGAATATAGTCATGGTGAATCGTGGGCTCACAAAGCACATG ACTATCAAGAACAAGTATGCTACATCTAAGCATGCTAAGATCAGCACTCTAGCACAACTAAATTCTGCACTAGTTCAAGATTTAGCCAAGGCTGTGGCAAAGGTGTAA
- the CENPH gene encoding centromere protein H gives MEMPPGEQAATEPPDSGAGGGEGRPPQVAGAQETRAEDRLTLLLRLRAQTKQQLLEYKSMVDASEEKTPEQVMQDKQIEAKIEELENEIEEVKTAFEMKKLTIDRIQLSTALSKNLEKINPQTSVLMDNMKHILKLNKLIMKSQQESWDLEEKLLDVRKKRLQLKQASESKLLEIQTEKNKQKDDLAIMENSDKIKAIKQNLQMEIQITTVIQHMFQNLILGSKANWAEDPALKETVLQLEKNLTMI, from the exons ATGGAGATGCCACCCGGAGAGCAAGCGGCCACCGAGCCCCCGGACTCCGGAGCCGGAGGCGGGGAAGGCAGGCCACCACAGGTCGCTGGCGCCCAAGAGACTCGTGCCGAAGACCGCCTGACCCTGCTGCTCAG GCTGAGAGCACAGACTAAACAACAACTCTTGGAATATAAATCAATGGTTGATGCAa gtGAAGAAAAAACTCCAGAACAAGTCATGCAAGATAAGCAAATTGAAGC TAAAATTGAAGAGCTGGAAAATGAAATTGAAGAGGTGAAAACtgcatttgaaatgaaaaagctTACAATAGACAG GATACAACTTTCGACTGCACTTAGTAAAAACCTGGAGAAAATTAACCCCCAGACTAG tgTGCTTATGGATAACATGAAACACATATTAAAGCTaaacaaattaataatgaaaTCACAGCAG GAATCTTGGGATTTGGAGGAAAAACTGCTTGATGTTAGAAAGAAGAGATTAC AATTAAAACAAGCTTCAGAAAGTAAGCTTTTAGAAATACAGACcgaaaagaacaaacagaaagatGATTTGGCAATTATGGAAAATTCAGACAAGATAAAGGCCATTAAACAAAACCTACAGATGGAGATACAAATTACTACAGTCATTCAACATATGTTCCAG aacCTCATTCTAGGAAGTAAAGCCAACTGGGCAGAGGATCCTGCACTTAAGGAAACTGTTCTACAGCTTGAGAAGAACCTCACCATGATCTAA